The following is a genomic window from Episyrphus balteatus chromosome 1, idEpiBalt1.1, whole genome shotgun sequence.
CCACGttgtattgaattatattctgTACATTTGCTTTAAACCAAGAAGATCTAATAAATATGTTCTATAGTCAAATAAATCTCAGGTGTTTTTGGACAActcttacttacttacttagggtgaccagcgccgtaaggcggctacaatcctctgtggatttgggcctcaacccacaagcttcgccagccagctctatccttagctcgctgcttccagttgcgcacgccaattggattgaggtccccttccacttggttgcgccacctcagacgaggtcttcctctactgcgccgtccctctgggttggagtcgaaaactttcggggccggagcattgttgtccatgcgctccacgtgacctagccatctcaggcgctgcaccttcactctcttggctaggttagcgtccttgtacaacccgtTAAGCTCGTTGTTGTATCTCCTTCTCCAATCTTTTCGTTTGCTAGGGTCGTCATCAGTAAATCCGTCCGTTTGCGGACGAGAGGTTGGCTAAGCCGCTCCTTATAGACCTGTGCTCTGAATATGTCTGAGTAGCTCGTATAAGGTgttcaccaagtagttcggccttactggaactggtgacgctaccgttgattctaaaaaagaattcttccgCTACCGTCATTTGTTGGAAGTGCCTTGGTGGGAACACTCCTTCGTTGGACAACTCTTATGTCTGTATAAAAACTGCAGATGAGGAATTGACCAAAGTGAGTCAAAGAAATTTGTTTACTACAAAGGACAATGGTAATTTTGGCCCTGAGACCAATAACGATGTGTTATATGTCATCGGAAATTGTTTATATGGCGCCAAGACTCAATTCGCTGTGGGAAAAAAGTTATAGCTATAAATGTAGAACAGggtaaaaatagtttaaaagacGTATAGGCGACCGTCGAACGACTTAGCTTATACGGATAGAGGGCAAAACAGGTGTCAAATGGAAGATAAGTTGATGgagaaaatgacaaaaatagggttaaaacttttaaaatgggaagttctatgtggcaaccctattttaaaagaaaaaaaaaaaaaaaaaacaaataaaataatctttttggAACAACAGAGTACAATTTTTATATGGACTAAAAAGCTAAACTCTGCTCTCATCTTTTGCTGTCAAAAATACgggcaagtactcggcaaccctacgcaaatgcttagaaatactaaaaatattatttttactggCCAAAATGTGTAATATCATATGTAATGTTTTGaactttaactctatcaaattccatacatttttgtaaaaaaaaaattgtttttctgtgTTTCTTAGCATTCatgtagggttgccgagtacttgctcATATTTTAGAGGTCGCACCCGACAGGTTTAAGATAGAAGAGAATATCCCAAAGGTTTGtacataatattttaaataaaaaagctcttttgatgtgttttttttttcgctaattttaatagggttgccatatttgtAGGCCAACAttccttatattattttattaattttttcactattttagCTTTCATTtggcatttcaaaaatgttcttatttgatTATACTACAAAGATATGTAATataccattttttctttttaaatgggaagttcccattttaaaaacggtaaccctattttttcattttctctatcaacttatctttcatttgacaccaattttaccCTCTATCCGTATGAGCTAAGTCGCTCGACGGTCGTCTCTCCGTCTATTAAGCTATTTTAACCCTGTTCTACATttatggctataacttttttcccACAGCGAATTGAGTCTTGGCGCCATAAAAACAATTGATCTACGCAAAAATACCTTTCCAATGACATATGACTCATCGTTATTGGTCCCAGGgccagctcccatacaaaaattaccATTGTCCTTTAGATATCGCAAAATatgtaataataaataaaaataaaaatgacgaAACATTACTGACgatataaataaaactaaataaatattataatcaaaaaatataCTCTATTGATCTATTCTATACTAATGAGATACATCTGAaggtcaacaaaattttaataacattttttttgtaggcattttAGGTTGAGCGAATGGGCGTTCGGCAAATTGGGCACTTATTTGTTATATTGGCATTTCTTGAGTTGTCCATGTCTCGCAAGCAACTCCGATGAAGACAATGGCCACAATTTAATAGAGCACAGGATAATGCATTATCCACATTCATCGGTTCAAGGCAGATCGGACAGGTTGAATCTCTGAATAAAATTCATGAGTGAACATGTGCATTTATTATGTTTTGTTTGTTGAAATTAAACTTTGTCCTCTTACTGATAAACATTGAAATCATCTTTTGCTGCATTTGGATTGTTGGTAATATATCTACGACtcgatgaatttaaaaaataggcCATAGTTAAGACAGCGGTAACTATCATGGATCCAACGACCATAACTGTTCTAGCATCCATTTTAATGCTACGTTAAATTGtgctttgttttaaaattgattaaaatggaatttttaaactcaattttgttttgaaataactttaactttattttttaatcaaaaacaaaaaccaaaacaaactgCATAATATGTTCGTTGACGTATTCCATCGATGACAGCTGCAGTTGCAACACAAAACCCAGCTGATGTGAGCTTTTAGCTGTAAGCTTTAAGAGCAAGAGCATTGCCagtagtacttttttttaagtgaaaacttctttagtatcgtagtgatttgaaacaagatgaaacgaaaaagcgacaggaaaaataaattgattattttataactttcttgttttaaaaggtatacaaatgaaatttatactgtaatTAAACAAACTAtaactgtgcaaaatttcaattaatttcatttcaaaacacgttatacctatattttgatctagagcacaaaaacatttt
Proteins encoded in this region:
- the LOC129905704 gene encoding uncharacterized protein LOC129905704, translating into MDARTVMVVGSMIVTAVLTMAYFLNSSSRRYITNNPNAAKDDFNVYQDSTCPICLEPMNVDNALSCALLNCGHCLHRSCLRDMDNSRNANITNKCPICRTPIRST